The genome window GCTGCTGTCGCGCGAATTGGCCGCGCGCAACCAGTATCCGGCAGTGGACGTGCTGAACAGCCTGAGCCGGGTGATGACCCAGATCGTCGGCCGCGAGCATCTCGATCTGGCCGGCCAGCTGCGTCGGCTGCTGGCCAAATACCAGGAGATCGAACCGCTGCTGCAGGTCGGCGAATACCGTGCCGGCAGCGACGCGGTGGCCGACGAGGCGGTGTCGCGCATCGATGCGATCCGTGCCTTCCTTGCCCAGGAAACCGCCGATGTGACCGATTTCCAGCAGTCGCTGTGGCATTTGCAGCAGGCGCTGTATGAGTGAGAAGCGTGCGCCGTGGCGGTTGCTGGCGGGGTTGCATCGTCGCCGTGGCGAGGCGGTGGAGGTGGAGTTGCGCCAGGCCTTGCGCGAACTGCAATCGCTCGAGGATGCGCTGCAGGCGCAACGCGAACAGCGCGCGCAGCGACAGCTGCAGTGCGAGCAGCGGGCGCAGCAACAGGCGCAGCTGAGCGCCGCGCCGCGCCTGTGCATCGCGTCGTGGCTGGAGGGCGAGCGCCATCGCGAGGAGCTTGCCCGCCAACTGCAGGCTGCCGAGCAGGCGCTGCAGCAAGCGCAGGACGCATGCGACGCGCAACAGGAGCAGATTGCGAGCGTGCGCACGCGGCTGGCGCGCCACAATTCCCAGGCAGAGCAATACCAGCAGCGCGCCGATCGCCTGGCGCGGCAATGCGCCGAACAACGCGAACTCGCCGAGGACGAGGAAATCGCCGAGACCGTGGTGGCGCGTGCGCGCCTGCACCCGGGCATGCGTGCGGGGCGCCGATGAATGTGTCCGATGCCGGCCAGGCGCTGGTCTGGCTGCACTCGCAGGGCCTCGGGCTGGTGCTCTTGCTGGCTCTGGCGAGCGTGCGTTGCTTCGTGCTGTTCATGGTGCTGCCGGCGACCGGAGAAGAGGCCATTCCGGGAGCCGCACGCAATGGCGTGGTGTACCTGCTGGGAGGCTTCGTCGCCTATGGCCAGCCGCCCGATCTGGTGGCGCGGATGGATCCGCTGAGCATGTTCGCGCTGGTCGGCAAGGAGGCCTTCGTCGGCCTGATGATCGGCTATGCCGCATCAACCATCTTCTGGGTGGCGCAGAACGTAGGCACGGTGATCGATGACCTGGCCGGTTTCAACAACGTGCAGATGAGCAATCCGCTGCGCGGAGACCAGAGCACCCCGGTGTCCAATACGATCCTGCAGACCGCCATCACGCTGTTCTATGTGCTCGGTGGAATGAGCATGCTGCTGGGCACCGTGTTCGAATCCTACCGTTGGTGGCCGCTGGCAACGCTGCAGCCGGATACGAGCCAGATTGCTACCCAGTTCGTGCTGCAGACTACCGACAACCTGATGACGGCGACGGTCAAGCTATCTGCACCGGTGATGCTGGTCCTGGTGCTTGTGGACCTGGGTTTCGGCCTGGTCGCGCGCAGTGCCGACAAGCTCGAGCCGTCCAACCTGAGCCAGCCGGTGCGCGGGGCGTTGGCGTTGCTGATGCTGGCCTTGCTGATGCAAGTATTCGTTTCGCAGTTGCTGGACGAACTGTCCTTCGTTCACTTTCAGGCCAAGATCGGCCAGTTCCTGAGCGGGTCTCCTGCTACCCACTGAGCGCCCGTCGCCGCGCGTTTGCCTCGTTTTCGCTGCCGCCTTCGCCTTCGCAGCCACTGCGCCGGCGTTGTTGGTCTGCGCTCGCTGCCGGCGTGCCGAGGTCGACGGGCCGAATTTGTATTTTCGAATATTATTCAATTATTGACCATCGTGCACTGTATGAGTTGCGCTGTCTATCGCTGGCAGCCCCGCAGAATCAATAGGTTGAAGGTGTTTGTCTGCGAAAGGCGACAGAATGAGACTTTTTGATCATCGTCCTGGGGTTATTTGCGGGATTCTGTTGCGGCGTCTACCTACAATGCATTGCGCCATCGCACCGCATGTGCTGCAGACGTTTCTTGCGGTTCTTCCTCTCACTCCCCCGGAGAGAAAACGTTATGTTTCTGACCACCTATCTTGCTGCGATCTCTGCATTAACCCATAACGAAACTTTGCCGAATTATTCGAAGAAGATTCTAGACGGAGCTTGGCCGCAGGCACTGCAATACCTGCATCATCGTCGCGATCAGGAGCATGAGGACGGCGTCGGCGAGGCGAGTCTGTTATGCGCCATCGGCGATGGGTTGTTGATGATGGAATACGAAGAGGAGGCTGAGGAGTCCTATCGCCTGGCGCAGAAGCGGATGCGCAACGGCGGCGCGGACCTGCGTCTGCTCTCCTGTCGCAATACCGCCTGGCAGATGCTTCAGCAGCGCAGGCTCAGCGCCGCCTTGAACTGTTTCGGCCAATTGGCGGTGGATCGCGATGCCGATCAGCTGCTGCGGACGGAAAGCCTGATGGGCAAGGCGCTGTCGCACTTCCACCTGGGCCAGAGCATGCAGGCGCTGCAGGTCGTGGATCGCGCACAGGAAGCGGCGGCGGAGACCGAGACCGCCAAGCTGCTGGTGCCGGTCGTTCATGCCATGCGCCTGGACATGCTCGCGCAGTTGAGCATCCGCCGCTCCGAGCGGCTGATCGATCATGTCTTCTGGCAGGCTGCGGCATGCAACGAGAGATGGACCGGCACCTTCGATGCCGACGAGATCGACCGTTGCGTCGCCCAGGTCGCCGCGGCGATGCCGATCCTGGCGCGGCGGCTGCAGTTCGTGCGCGCCTTGTTGCGGATCGCCAGCGAAGATGTCAGCGCTTTCGATGCGGTTTACGACGCGATTCCGCAGCCTGCTGCGGCGTGTGGCCGCAACTCGCGGCATGGCCCCAAGCTGGAGCTGGCCCTGGCGGCGCTGGCCGCCGGTCGCGTCGACCTGGCCGAGCGCGCATTGGCCGGCGTGGTCAGGCAGGTATCGATGCGCTGGGATCTGGAACTGGAGTATTGCCAGGCCAAGATCTGCCATGCGTCCGGACGTACCGAGCAAGCCCTGCGCCTGTATAACCGCTATGCGCTGGATGCGGTGCAATGCCTGCGCAGCGAAGTGCAGATTGCGCGATCGCTGGAAGACCGCCCTGCGGCGCAGCTCAGCGACGACATTTCGGCGCGCTTGCCGGCAAAGTACCGTCGTGCCTATGCTTACATGCTGGAAAACGTGCATCGTCCCGACCTGTCGATCAACGAAGTGGCAGCGCAGATCGGGGTGACTGGGCGCGCCTTGCAGTTGGCGTTCAAAGCCGCCACTGGCATGTCGCCTACCCAGGTGCTGCGCCGTTACCGCATGCAGGGCATTCGCGATGAGCTGCTGTCCGAATCCGGCTGCGGCGGAGTGCTGCAGGCGGCCGAGCATTGGGGCGTGGTCAGCCGTTCGGCGCTGGTCAAGTGCTATCGGCGGCAGTTCGACGAAGTTCCGGCCGAAACCTTGCAGCGCTAACAGGAGGATTAATGAAACAGCAACGTTCGCGATCGTCGGCAGTGCCACGCGCGTGTTTGACAGTGGCGTTGGCGATCGCGGTGCACGCCGCCGCCGCTCCGGCGACGGCGGCCGAGGTGCCCTGGCATCGCGGCAACTTCCAGTACGTGGTCGAAAACAAGGATTTGAAGGATGTCTTGCGCGACTTCGCCTCCAGCCAGGGGGTGATGACCTGGATTTCGCCTGAGGTCAGCGGCACGGTCAGCGGCAAGTTCGCTACCCCGCCGCAGAAGTTCCTGGACACGTTGGCGTCCAGCTACGGATTCGTCTGGTATTACGACGGTACGGTGTTGCGCGTGTGGGGCGGCAACGAAGTCACCAGCGCGACCTTGACCCTGTCCGCTGCCACCACCGACCAGGTGAAGTCGGCGCTGGAGCGGATGAGCGTGGCCGATCGGCGCTTTCCGATCCGCTATGACGACAAAGCGCGAACGCTGCTCGTCTCCGGCCCGCCCGGCTATGTGGAAACGGTGTCGGCGGTGGTGCGCTCGGTGGATCACAGCAGTGCGTTGCACGACGGTACGGAGATGCGCGTCTTCCCGTTGCATTATGCCCGTGCCGCCGATCGCACCGTTCAGATGGACGGGCAAAGCGTACAGATCCCCGGGATGGTCACCTTGCTGCGCGGCATGTACACACATGCCTCGCAGAGCTCCAGCGGGCTGCCGTTCTCGACCAACCTCATCGAGCGCGCGCTCGCCAACAAGGAACGCTTGCGCTCGTTGGAAGAGAGTATCAATAACGGGACGCGCAGCGATCCCGGCGGTGGAGCATCGGGCGTGGGGCTGCCAAACAACTGGTTCGGTCTGGGCGGCGCTCAGGCGCCGGTGCGGCCACCGTTGCCTAGCGGCGGGCCGGCTGCCGATACCACTGCCGCACCTGCGCCGGCTGGCGCGGACTATGGTGCCGGTGCCGGTGCCGGTGCCGGCGCTGGCGCCGCTGCGCGTAGCGCGGGGCAGGGCGCCGGGGGCAGCTCGGATCTGCCCTTCATCCAGGCCGATCCGCGCGTTAACGCCGTGGTGATCCGCGATCGCCCGGAACGCATGGACGGTTACGCATCGCTGATCCAGCAACTGGACGCGCGTCCGATGCTGCTGCAGATCGACGCGACGATCATCGAGGTACAGGACGGCGCCCTGCGCGATCTCGGCGTGGACTGGCGATTGCACAACCGCCATCTGGACCTGCAGAACGGCGACGCAAAGGGCGCTGCGCTGGGCTACCGCGCTCCCGGCGCCAACCCGGGGCTGGGCGACAGTGCCGACGGGCTGACGCCTGGCGGCGGCATGCTCACGGCCGTGCTCGGCGATGCCGGTCGTTTTCTGATGACGCGGGTGTCGGCGCTGGAGCAGAGCAATCGCGCCAAGATCGTCTCTACGCCGAAAGTGGCGACGCTGGACAACGTCGAGGCCATCATGGACCAGCGGCAACGCTTCTTCGTGCGCGTGGCAGGCTATCAGAGCGCGGATCTGTACGGGCTGTCGGCCGGCGTTTCGCTGCGGGTGTTGCCCACGGTGATACCCGATTCAGAGGCCAAGCAGATTCGCCTCGACGTGCATATCGAGGATGGGCAGTTGACATCGAAGACGGTGGACCAGATTCCGGTGATCTCTTCCAGTCAGATCAATACCGAGGCCTTCGTCAACGACGGCGAGAGCCTGCTGATCGCCGGCTACGAGAGCAACGACGACGAGAATAGCGTGACCGGCGTTCCGGGATTGTCCAAGGTGCCGGTGTTGGGCCGCCTGTTCCAGCATCGCTCCAAGCAGCGCAGCAGCGTGCAGCGTTTGTTCCTGCTGACGCCCCACGTGGTCTCGCCCTGAGTGTGGCGCCTCGCTCGCAGTCGCGAGCGAGGCGCAGTGGCACTCCTCAATTGATCTGGGGGCCAGGGCCTTGCTCGAAGCTGTTGTTGCCGAAGCCGCCGCTCATGCCGCCGCCGAAGCCGCCGCCCATGCCGCCGCCCATGCCGCCGCCCTGCAACTGCTGCAGGAGCGTCGACAGTACAGCCATCAGCACCTGGCCAACGCCGTCAATGCCCTGGCCACCCTGCTGGCCACCCTGGCCGCCGCCCTGACCGGGACCCTGCCCGCCGCCGCTCTGGTCGGGACCCTGAGCGCCCTGGCCCTGCTGGCCCTGCTGGCCCTGCTGGCAATCCTGGCCCTGCTGCGGGCCCTGCAATTGCTTAAGCAGCGTCTCGATCAGCTTAAGCATCAACTGGTCGATCTGCGCGGAGGAGTTGCCACCGTCGCAGTTGTTGGAGGGGGATTGGGTGTTGGCGGTTTCGGTATTGACGTTCTGAGCAGAGGCAGCGAAGTTTCCACCGATGTTTAGAAGGCTCATAGTGACTATCTCAATGTCTATGGTTGAGTGATATCGACCACGATGGTCCGGGCATCTAGCCCGGGCCTAAGGTAGACGCCCGATCCGCAGCGGTACCGTCGATCCACGAAATTGGACCGCCGTGAGCGAAGAAAGAGCGTGCCAGCGGGGGTGATGCGCGGATCTTTTCGCCTTGTTTCGCAGAGGGAGCGATCGGTTCGGTTGAAGCGGCAAGTGTACGCGCGCCTGCACTTAGTGTTGGATCGCGGCCGTCTGATCGGTCGCTGGTCCGGGCCGGAACCGGTTCACTTCGACAAAAAATGAGGACTTTTCGATGAGCCTTAAAAGTTTCTTCAAAAGTATCGGGCATGGCATCACCAATGCGGTAGAAGATGTCGCACACGGCGTCGAGCAGGGGGCGAAAGACATAGCCAAAGGCGTGGAAGGTGCCGTAGAGCATGGCGTCCATGCTTTCGGCGACGTCCTGCAGGGGGATTTCAGGGGCGGGCTTCATGAATTGGGGCAGGCTGGCAAGGCCGTGGGCGACACCGCCAAGGCCGAGTTCAAGCTGGGCTTGACCGTTGGCGGGGCGATGACCGATCTGGCCCTGGGTACTGTGGCCGATGCGCATCTGAGCAAGGGCCTCACCAAGCTCGCCGAGACCGCCAAGGGCGGGCTGGACAAGGCCCGCGACGCCGTCGATAAAAGCCTGAATCAAGTCGTCGATTCCGCCGAAGGCGCGGTGGCCGGCGGCATGCGTTGCGTCGATGACGTGGCACATGGCCGTTTCGACCGCCTGGGCAAGGATAGCCTGTCCGTGGCGGGCAATGCGTTCAACCTGTGCACCTCGCTGACGCCGGAAGGCATGGTCGCCAATGTCGGCGCCAATCTCACCCGTTCGTTTATGGATGGCACGCCCCTGTCCAAGTACGCCAATGTCATCGGCGATACGATGGCGCGCAAGCCGCTGTGGATGCTGCGCGACGGCGCCAAGGACGTGGCCGAGCCGTTTCTGGATCCGCTGAAAAAGGATCTGGCCTCGGCCGACGCCGCCGTCAACCGTACTTTGGACAAAGCGGAGAACGGCATCAGCGGCACTTTGGACAAAGCGGAGAACGGCATCAGCCGCACGTTGGCCGAAGCGGCCGTTGCCTCGGGCTTGGCGGTCCAGGGCGGCATGACGGCGCAATCGCAGACGCCGCCGCTGTCCGAGGCTCAGGAGGATGCGATTGCGCGCCAGTTGGCGGATGCCATGGAAAGGAAGGACACGCAATTCGGCGGGCAGGACAATCTGTCTATGCAGGACGGGCGCGGCGATACGCCGTTGCTGTCCAAGGCTCAGGAGGATGCGATTGCGGGCCAGTTGGCGGATGCCCTGAATGACAATCTGTCGACACAGGACGGGCGCGGCGATACGCCGCAGCTGTCCGAGGCTCAGGAGGATGCGATTGCGGGCCAGTTGGCGGATGCCCTGAATGACAATCTGTCGACACAGGACGGGCGCGGCGATACGCCGCAGCTGTCCGAGGCTCAGGAGGATGCGATTGCGCGCCAGTTGGCGGATGCCATGGAAGGGAAGGACAAGCAATCCGGCCGGGAAGAAGGCTTGCTGGCTTCACTCTTCGGCGAACCGGCGCTTTCCGCCTCGGCGGACGTGTCGTTCCAGCTCCATACGGTGTAGCCCGTATGCGACGGATAGGATGGCTGCTTGCGGCGTGGCTAGCCACGCCGCTGGCACATGCCGGTTGCTTTGAGCAGGCCGCGGCCTATCAGCAGGTCAATGCGCGCGTGCTCAAGGCCATCGCCTGGCAGGAGTCGCGCGCCCGGCCGCAGACGGTGCATCGCAACGCCAACGGCAGCATCGACTATGGGCAGATGCAGATCAATTCGATCCATCTGCGGCGCCTGTCGCAGTACGGGGTCTCGGTGCGCGAGCTGATGGATCCCTGCGAAAGTACCTATGTGGCGGCCTGGCATCTGCGGCAGATGATGAACAAGTACGGCAATAGCTGGGCGGCGGTGGGCGCCTATCACTCGGAGACGCCGGCCGAGCGCGATCGCTACGCGCGTTCGGTACGCCAGATCCTGGAATCGGACCAGCGGTTCGCGCGCTTCGAACAGTCGTCGGGGCCGCTGCCGCAAGGACAGGACATGCGCACGGCGCGTGCGGATGTCCAGCCTGATCGTGCGCAGGCGCAGTCGCAGGCGCAGGCGCTGCAGCAGGCGCCTGCGCGGCGTCAGTCGGCGGTCGGGAGCGATCCGGTGCAGATCGCCGAACAGATGCTACGCAAGCGTCCGCCTCCGGAGGACGATCGCTGCCTGTTCGAGGATCTGGCTGCGTGTTGAACGGCGCGCGCCGGGGCATGCCCTGGCGCGTAAGCAGGCACCGGCGCGCTGTCGGCCGTGTCCAGCGGTACCGCAGGTAGCGCATCGGCTTGCGGTACCGGTTTCAGTCTCTTGCCGTGCGAGCGTCCGCGCCGGGCGCCGGCGCGTTGCGATTCGGATTCAATGCGAGTCGCGGGCCACGTCGGCGCCGCTGCCGCCGACCAGGAAATCCAGGTCCGCGCCCAGGTGCGCCTGCTGCACATGCTCCACGTACAGTTTGGCCCAGCCGCGCAGCGGCGTCGGCAGCGGCGTCCATTCGCTGCGCCGGCGCAGCAGTTCCGCGTCGCTGACTTCCAGGTGCAGCGAGCGCCCGGGTACGTCCAGTTCGATGATGTCGCCGTCGCGCACCAGCGCCAGGGTGCCGCCGGTGGCGGCTTCGGGCGAGGCGTGCAGGACCACAGTGCCGTAGGCGGTGCCGCTCATGCGCGCGTCGGAGATGCGCACCATGTCGGTGACGCCGGCGCGCAGCAGCTTAGGCGGCAGCGGCATGTTGCCGACCTCGGCCATCCCAGGGTAGCCGCGAGGGCCGCAGTTCTTCAGCACCATGATGCAGTCGGCGTCGATGTCCAGCGCCTCGTCGTCGATGCGCGCCTTCATGTCCTCGATGCTCTCGAACACCACCGCGCGGCCACGGTGGCGCAGCAGGTGCGGCGAGGCCGCCGAAGGCTTGATCACCGCGCCGTCCGGGGCCAGGTTGCCGCGCAGCACGGCGATGCCGGCCTGTTCGCGGAACGGCGTGTCCAGCGCGTGGATCACCTCGCGGTTCCAGCACGGCGCGTCGGCCACGTTCTCGCCCAGGGTGCGGCCGTTGACGGTGAGCGCGTCCAGGTCCAGCTCGGCGCCGAGTTCGCGCATCACTGCCGGCAATCCGCCAGCGTAGTAGAAATCTTCCATCAGGTACTGGCCGGACGGTTTCAGGTTGACCAGGCACGGCAGCCGCGAGCCCAGCTGGTCCCAGTCGTCCAGGCTCAGCGGCACGCCCAGGCGCCCGGCGATGGCCAGCAGGTGGATCACCGCATTGGTGGAGCCGCCGATCGCCGCATTGACCTTGATCGCGTTCGCGAACGCGGACCGGGTCAGCACCTGTGACATGCGCAGGTCGTCCTCCACCATCTGCACGATGCGCCGGCCGCTGAGCCGCGCCAGCCGCGCGCGGCGCGCATCGACCGCAGGGATCGCCGCGTTTTCCGGCAAGGAAATGCCCAGCGCTTCGACCATGCTGGCCATCGTCGAGGCGGTGCCCATGGTCATGCAGCTGCCCTTGGAGCGCTGCATGCAGGCCTCGGCCTCGACGAACTCGTCCTGGCTCAGAGTGCCGGCGCGAACCATCTCCGACATCTGGATCACCCCGGTGCCCGAGCCCAGCGGCTGCCCGCGCCAGTTGCCGGACAGCGACGGGCCGCCGGATAAACCGATCGTCGGCAGGTCCACGCTGGCCGCGCCCATCAGCAGCGACGGGGTGGTCTTGTCGCAGCCCATCAGCAGCACCACGCCGTCCAGCGGATTGGCGCGGATCGATTCCTCCACGTCCATGCTGGCCAGATTGCGGAACAGCATCGCGGTGGGCAGCATCTGCGTCTCGCCCAGCGACATCACCGGGAATTCCAGCGGGAAGCCGCCGGCCTCGTAGACGCCGCGTTTGACGTGCTCGGCCAGCTCGCGCAGGTGGCCGTTGCACGGGGTCAGTTCGGACCAGGTGTTGCAGATGCCGATCACCGGGCGCCCGTCGAACATGTCGTGCGGGTGGCCCGCGCTCTTGAGCCAGCTGCGGTAGTAGAAACCCTGCTTGCCTTCGCGACCGAACCACGCCTGGCTGCGGCGGACCGGTTTGGTGGGTGAGCCCATGCTGGCGGAATCCTCGAGACCTGATTGGCCCGGATCGGTGCCTGCGCGGCGTCGCCCGGGGTGCTTTACGTCGGGGATGCTAGCGGGCATATTGATACATGAAAAATAACAAATATCTGCATTCAGATATTTTTTTTTGTATATCAAAATCCTATCCACCTAGAGCGAAACGGCATGGACAACACGGCAAGCGCGGCGTCTCCCGGCATCGGCAACGCAACCTACGGCAGCCTGCACGGGCGCCGCGTCTTCATCACCGGCGGCGGGTCGGGCATCGGCGCGGCCCTGGTCGAGGCCTTCGCCGGGCAGGGCGCGCAGGTCGCCTTCGTCGACGTGGCCGCCGAGGCCAGCGCGGCGTTGGCCGAGCGCCTGGCCGCGGCCGGCCTGGCCAGGCCGTGGTGGCGCCGTTGCGACGTCACCGACGTGGCCGCGCTGCAGGCGGCGCTGGGCGAGGCTGCCGCCGAGCTGGGCGATTTCCACGTGCTGCTCAACAACGTGGGCAGCGACGACCGGCACGCGCTGGACGCGGTAACCCCGGCGTACTGGGAGCGCTGCGTGGCGATCAACCAGCGCGCCGCGTTCTTCGCCATCCAGGCGGCGGTGCCGGGCATGAAGCGGCTCGGCGGCGGTTCGATCGTCAATCTCGGTTCCACCGGCTGGCAGACCAAGACCGGCGGCTATCCGGTCTACGCCACCGCCAAGTCGTCGGTGAACGGGCTGACCCGCGGCCTGGCGCGCGAGCTGGGCGCGGCGCGGATCCGGGTCAATGTGCTGACCCCGGGCTGGGTGATGACCGAACGCCAGGTCACGCTGTGGTTGGACGAGGCCGGCGAGCGCGAACTGGCGCGCAACCAGTGCCTGCCGGACAAGGTGATGCCCGAGGACATCGCGCGCATGGCGCTGTTCCTGGCCTCGGACGAGTCGCGCGCGATCACCGCGCAGGAATTCGTGGTGGATGCGGGCTGGACCTGAGCGGCGGATGCGGATGCGTCGCCGACAGGTAGGAGGGGCTTCAGCCCCGGCCGATCACTGAAACGATCGCGATTCCAGGCTCCGCTCGTCGCGATTGAAGTCGCTCCCACAAGATGGTCGCGATTGGCTGGCGGGTTGCACTGTGGGAGGGGCTTCAGCCCCGACGGTGTCCGAAGACGGAATGTTTATCGCTGCGTTCGGTCGCGGCTGAAGCCGCCTACAAGGGGCTTGCGGTTGGCCGGCTGGGTGCACTCTGGGAGGGGTTTCGGCCCCGGCATCAGCCTTCGGTTCGCGCCTCCGCCGGCGCCGGCGCATCCTCGGCCGGCGCGACATGGCCGTACACCGGCCCGGCCGCCGCCTGCAGCGCCTGCAGCATGAT of Xanthomonas translucens pv. cerealis contains these proteins:
- a CDS encoding type III secretory pathway component; this encodes MSEKRAPWRLLAGLHRRRGEAVEVELRQALRELQSLEDALQAQREQRAQRQLQCEQRAQQQAQLSAAPRLCIASWLEGERHREELARQLQAAEQALQQAQDACDAQQEQIASVRTRLARHNSQAEQYQQRADRLARQCAEQRELAEDEEIAETVVARARLHPGMRAGRR
- the sctT gene encoding type III secretion system export apparatus subunit SctT, with translation MSDAGQALVWLHSQGLGLVLLLALASVRCFVLFMVLPATGEEAIPGAARNGVVYLLGGFVAYGQPPDLVARMDPLSMFALVGKEAFVGLMIGYAASTIFWVAQNVGTVIDDLAGFNNVQMSNPLRGDQSTPVSNTILQTAITLFYVLGGMSMLLGTVFESYRWWPLATLQPDTSQIATQFVLQTTDNLMTATVKLSAPVMLVLVLVDLGFGLVARSADKLEPSNLSQPVRGALALLMLALLMQVFVSQLLDELSFVHFQAKIGQFLSGSPATH
- a CDS encoding helix-turn-helix transcriptional regulator, whose translation is MLDGAWPQALQYLHHRRDQEHEDGVGEASLLCAIGDGLLMMEYEEEAEESYRLAQKRMRNGGADLRLLSCRNTAWQMLQQRRLSAALNCFGQLAVDRDADQLLRTESLMGKALSHFHLGQSMQALQVVDRAQEAAAETETAKLLVPVVHAMRLDMLAQLSIRRSERLIDHVFWQAAACNERWTGTFDADEIDRCVAQVAAAMPILARRLQFVRALLRIASEDVSAFDAVYDAIPQPAAACGRNSRHGPKLELALAALAAGRVDLAERALAGVVRQVSMRWDLELEYCQAKICHASGRTEQALRLYNRYALDAVQCLRSEVQIARSLEDRPAAQLSDDISARLPAKYRRAYAYMLENVHRPDLSINEVAAQIGVTGRALQLAFKAATGMSPTQVLRRYRMQGIRDELLSESGCGGVLQAAEHWGVVSRSALVKCYRRQFDEVPAETLQR
- the sctC gene encoding type III secretion system outer membrane ring subunit SctC, with amino-acid sequence MKQQRSRSSAVPRACLTVALAIAVHAAAAPATAAEVPWHRGNFQYVVENKDLKDVLRDFASSQGVMTWISPEVSGTVSGKFATPPQKFLDTLASSYGFVWYYDGTVLRVWGGNEVTSATLTLSAATTDQVKSALERMSVADRRFPIRYDDKARTLLVSGPPGYVETVSAVVRSVDHSSALHDGTEMRVFPLHYARAADRTVQMDGQSVQIPGMVTLLRGMYTHASQSSSGLPFSTNLIERALANKERLRSLEESINNGTRSDPGGGASGVGLPNNWFGLGGAQAPVRPPLPSGGPAADTTAAPAPAGADYGAGAGAGAGAGAAARSAGQGAGGSSDLPFIQADPRVNAVVIRDRPERMDGYASLIQQLDARPMLLQIDATIIEVQDGALRDLGVDWRLHNRHLDLQNGDAKGAALGYRAPGANPGLGDSADGLTPGGGMLTAVLGDAGRFLMTRVSALEQSNRAKIVSTPKVATLDNVEAIMDQRQRFFVRVAGYQSADLYGLSAGVSLRVLPTVIPDSEAKQIRLDVHIEDGQLTSKTVDQIPVISSSQINTEAFVNDGESLLIAGYESNDDENSVTGVPGLSKVPVLGRLFQHRSKQRSSVQRLFLLTPHVVSP
- a CDS encoding lytic transglycosylase domain-containing protein, producing MRRIGWLLAAWLATPLAHAGCFEQAAAYQQVNARVLKAIAWQESRARPQTVHRNANGSIDYGQMQINSIHLRRLSQYGVSVRELMDPCESTYVAAWHLRQMMNKYGNSWAAVGAYHSETPAERDRYARSVRQILESDQRFARFEQSSGPLPQGQDMRTARADVQPDRAQAQSQAQALQQAPARRQSAVGSDPVQIAEQMLRKRPPPEDDRCLFEDLAAC
- a CDS encoding IlvD/Edd family dehydratase, with the protein product MGSPTKPVRRSQAWFGREGKQGFYYRSWLKSAGHPHDMFDGRPVIGICNTWSELTPCNGHLRELAEHVKRGVYEAGGFPLEFPVMSLGETQMLPTAMLFRNLASMDVEESIRANPLDGVVLLMGCDKTTPSLLMGAASVDLPTIGLSGGPSLSGNWRGQPLGSGTGVIQMSEMVRAGTLSQDEFVEAEACMQRSKGSCMTMGTASTMASMVEALGISLPENAAIPAVDARRARLARLSGRRIVQMVEDDLRMSQVLTRSAFANAIKVNAAIGGSTNAVIHLLAIAGRLGVPLSLDDWDQLGSRLPCLVNLKPSGQYLMEDFYYAGGLPAVMRELGAELDLDALTVNGRTLGENVADAPCWNREVIHALDTPFREQAGIAVLRGNLAPDGAVIKPSAASPHLLRHRGRAVVFESIEDMKARIDDEALDIDADCIMVLKNCGPRGYPGMAEVGNMPLPPKLLRAGVTDMVRISDARMSGTAYGTVVLHASPEAATGGTLALVRDGDIIELDVPGRSLHLEVSDAELLRRRSEWTPLPTPLRGWAKLYVEHVQQAHLGADLDFLVGGSGADVARDSH
- a CDS encoding SDR family NAD(P)-dependent oxidoreductase — encoded protein: MDNTASAASPGIGNATYGSLHGRRVFITGGGSGIGAALVEAFAGQGAQVAFVDVAAEASAALAERLAAAGLARPWWRRCDVTDVAALQAALGEAAAELGDFHVLLNNVGSDDRHALDAVTPAYWERCVAINQRAAFFAIQAAVPGMKRLGGGSIVNLGSTGWQTKTGGYPVYATAKSSVNGLTRGLARELGAARIRVNVLTPGWVMTERQVTLWLDEAGERELARNQCLPDKVMPEDIARMALFLASDESRAITAQEFVVDAGWT